The Bacillota bacterium genome has a window encoding:
- a CDS encoding DUF1847 domain-containing protein — NPIGQAMALNKSQTDLNIILGLCVGHDTLFIKYSQAPVTVLAVKDRVLGHNPMAALYLADSYYKNKLYPSSC; from the coding sequence GCAACCCAATTGGACAAGCAATGGCTCTTAACAAATCCCAGACCGATTTAAACATAATTTTAGGATTGTGTGTGGGACATGATACTCTGTTTATCAAGTATTCACAGGCACCGGTGACAGTACTGGCCGTAAAGGACCGTGTCTTAGGACACAACCCTATGGCGGCCCTATATTTGGCCGACAGTTACTACAAAAACAAGCTGTACCCCTCTTCCTGTTGA